Proteins encoded by one window of Lepeophtheirus salmonis chromosome 3, UVic_Lsal_1.4, whole genome shotgun sequence:
- the LOC139904882 gene encoding histone H4 has protein sequence MTGRGKGGKGLGKGGAKRHRKVLRDNIQGITKPAIRRLARRGGVKRISGLIYEETRGVLKVFLENVIRDAVTYTEHAKRKTVTAMDVVYALKRQGRTLYGFGG, from the coding sequence ATGACCGGACGTGGTAAAGGAGGAAAAGGCTTAGGAAAGGGAGGCGCTAAGCGTCATCGCAAAGTTCTTCGTGATAATATCCAAGGTATCACCAAACCCGCTATCCGTCGTTTGGCCCGCCGTGGTGGTGTCAAGCGTATCTCTGGTTTGATTTACGAGGAGACCCGAGGTGTCCTCAAGGTTTTCCTAGAGAATGTTATCCGTGACGCCGTCACTTACACTGAACACGCCAAGAGGAAGACTGTCACTGCCATGGATGTCGTCTATGCTCTGAAGAGACAAGGACGTACTCTTTATGGATTTGGAGGTTAA